A stretch of Streptococcus chenjunshii DNA encodes these proteins:
- a CDS encoding pyrimidine-nucleoside phosphorylase: MRAVDLIQKKRDNQVLTRQEIEWLISSYAAGTVPDYQMSAFAMAVYFRGMDMQEIRDLTLAMVETGESIDLSAIPGIKVDKHSTGGVGDKVTLILAPLVASFGVPVAKMSGRGLGHTGGTLDKLEAVKGYQVERPQKAFIKQVQEIGLAVIGQSERLVKADKLLYALRDVTATVDTIPLIASSVMSKKIAAGADSILLDVTVGNGAFMKTVADAEKLAETMVTLGKEVGRKTVAVVTDMSQPLGQAVGNRLEVLEALQIMQGQGREDISHFICDLAKIMLKLAGVEESLAVIHQHLVGGRALRKFEEMIAAQGGDLKDLYRPADARFVTEILAEESGYIAELPALEFGLFAMKLGAGRAVKSDCLDYETGLVFEKKVGDAVRKGERVACIYSQEELGEKELTEFQKNVKIMRERLVPKEIIKIIS; the protein is encoded by the coding sequence ATGAGGGCAGTTGATTTAATTCAAAAAAAACGCGACAATCAGGTCTTAACAAGGCAGGAAATTGAATGGCTTATTTCCTCTTATGCAGCAGGAACCGTTCCTGATTATCAAATGTCTGCTTTTGCTATGGCTGTCTACTTCAGAGGGATGGACATGCAGGAAATCCGCGATTTGACCTTAGCTATGGTTGAAACAGGAGAGAGCATTGATTTGTCAGCAATCCCTGGGATTAAAGTAGATAAACATTCAACAGGCGGGGTCGGCGATAAGGTGACGCTTATCTTAGCCCCGCTGGTAGCCAGTTTTGGTGTACCTGTTGCTAAGATGAGCGGTCGCGGTTTGGGACATACGGGCGGTACCTTAGATAAACTGGAGGCAGTGAAAGGTTACCAAGTTGAACGTCCGCAAAAAGCGTTTATCAAACAGGTTCAAGAAATTGGTTTAGCTGTTATCGGCCAGTCTGAACGTCTCGTTAAGGCTGATAAGCTCTTGTACGCTTTGCGTGATGTGACTGCTACAGTTGATACGATTCCCCTCATCGCCAGCTCTGTTATGAGCAAAAAAATTGCGGCAGGAGCCGACAGTATTCTCCTCGATGTCACGGTTGGAAACGGTGCTTTCATGAAAACGGTCGCCGATGCAGAAAAATTGGCTGAGACGATGGTAACACTTGGAAAAGAAGTTGGCCGAAAAACAGTAGCTGTTGTTACAGATATGAGTCAGCCCTTAGGTCAGGCTGTTGGCAATCGTCTGGAAGTTCTGGAGGCGCTGCAGATCATGCAAGGTCAAGGTCGTGAGGATATCAGTCATTTTATTTGTGATTTAGCAAAGATAATGCTTAAGCTGGCGGGAGTTGAAGAATCTCTTGCTGTTATTCATCAGCATCTTGTCGGCGGCCGGGCTTTGAGGAAATTTGAAGAAATGATTGCAGCTCAGGGCGGTGATCTTAAGGACCTTTACCGGCCTGCAGACGCTAGATTTGTTACGGAGATTTTGGCAGAAGAATCGGGCTATATTGCAGAACTGCCAGCTTTGGAATTTGGGCTGTTTGCTATGAAACTAGGAGCAGGCCGAGCTGTTAAATCTGACTGTTTGGATTATGAAACCGGTCTGGTTTTTGAGAAAAAAGTAGGTGATGCTGTAAGAAAAGGAGAACGGGTGGCCTGCATTTATTCTCAAGAAGAGTTAGGGGAAAAAGAGCTTACAGAATTTCAAAAAAATGTTAAAATAATGAGAGAACGGCTGGTTCCCAAGGAAATTATTAAAATTATTTCTTAG
- a CDS encoding class I SAM-dependent methyltransferase, translating to MYYAEKPTSAHDIHELKVNLLGEDFYFLTDAGVFSKRMIDYGSQVLLNTLDLEAGKTLLDIGCGYGPLGLALAKVQGVRATLVDINLRALALAQQNADKNGIDAHIFQSDLYEKIDSSFDYIISNPPIRAGKKIVHSIIEEGKEHLNSSGLLTIVIQKKQGAPSAKVKMQDVFGNCEVLKRDKGYYILQSEKI from the coding sequence TGCTCATGATATCCATGAGTTAAAAGTCAATTTACTGGGAGAAGACTTCTATTTTCTAACTGATGCCGGGGTGTTTTCTAAAAGGATGATTGATTATGGCAGTCAAGTGCTTCTAAATACCTTGGATCTGGAAGCTGGAAAAACACTTTTGGACATTGGCTGCGGCTACGGCCCCTTGGGGCTTGCCTTAGCAAAAGTTCAAGGGGTGAGAGCTACATTGGTTGATATCAATCTCCGCGCTCTTGCCTTAGCGCAGCAAAATGCTGATAAAAATGGCATCGATGCACATATTTTTCAGTCTGACCTATATGAAAAGATAGATTCATCTTTTGATTATATTATCAGCAATCCACCCATTCGAGCCGGAAAGAAGATTGTGCACTCAATTATTGAAGAAGGCAAGGAGCATTTAAACAGCAGCGGCCTTTTGACTATAGTGATTCAGAAAAAGCAGGGCGCCCCTAGTGCCAAAGTTAAAATGCAGGATGTTTTTGGCAACTGTGAGGTTTTAAAAAGAGATAAGGGCTACTATATTTTGCAGAGCGAGAAGATATGA